In the genome of Hippoglossus hippoglossus isolate fHipHip1 chromosome 12, fHipHip1.pri, whole genome shotgun sequence, one region contains:
- the esm1 gene encoding endothelial cell-specific molecule 1 has protein sequence MNRGSLHSSQPEANPLLSGSSPARSLTQAPLSLLLHPVMSLLLIAVLSSLLVRDAGATWGAGVKYAVNCPDRCSAERCGGTQRCARTVLDDCGCCQVCTAGRGEHCYRTVSGMHGVKCGPGLFCEFYKDEDDYGDEYGICKDCLYGTYGIECRKTCNCKGGICDRETGACLTLKFFAKIASKLKTEPDTGAEVGSGEVGAAQSREQHTDRSAAPKRQNPR, from the exons ATGAACCGCGGGTCACTCCACTCCAGTCAGCCAGAGGCGaatcctctcctctccggcTCCTCTCCAGCCCGCAGCCTGACACaagctcctctctccctcctcctgcatccAGTGATGTCCCTGCTCCTCATCGCGGTGCTCTCCTCACTCCTCGTGCGCGACGCTGGGGCGACGTGGGGCGCCGGCGTCAAGTACGCGGTGAACTGCCCGGACAGATGCAGCGCGGAGCGGTGCGGCGGCACGCAGCGGTGCGCACGGACCGTCCTGGACGACTGCGGCTGCTGCCAGGTCTGTACGGCCGGCAGAGGGGAGCACTGCTACCGCACCGTGTCGGGGATGCACGGGGTGAAGTGCGGACCGGGATTATTCTGCGAGTTCTACAAGGATGAGGACGATTATGGAGACGAATATGGGATCTGCAAAG ACTGTCTCTATGGAACCTATGGGATCGAGTGCCGCAAGACATGCAACTGCAAGGGAGGCATTTGTGACAGGGAGACAGGAGCTTGTCTCACCCTCAAATTCTTCGCCAAAATCGCCAGCAAGCTCAAGACGGAGCCAGACACAG GGGCAGAGGTGGGCTCAGGAGAGGTCGGCGCTGCCCAGAGCAGAGAGCAACACACGGACAGGTCCGCTGCCCCGAAGAGGCAAAACCCTCGCTGA